One Turneriella parva DSM 21527 genomic region harbors:
- a CDS encoding alpha/beta fold hydrolase: MTQRIQKWLNGGKYLEVDGLQIFYQVHGHGPDLLLLHGYPYNSYDFHLVVPELARSHRVVLFDFPGMGFSDKPRQHEYTFAGYAKVVNALARHLEIREADILAHDLGVSVAQELLAQQSESSFKFRSVAFMNGGLFTDVYRPRLIQRVLSQSPDWLGAFLSQRIGRKAVERPVVSLFGRDTKPSAELLDDFWSILNFKEGKAIAYRIGRLVFEKEKHQQRWHQAMRETKTPLCYICGPADPNSGRHMAERYRQHLPQSPVYFLSDTIGHWPQLEAPEEVLQQLGEFWRRFR, translated from the coding sequence ATGACTCAACGCATACAGAAGTGGCTCAACGGCGGCAAGTACCTCGAAGTCGACGGCCTGCAGATCTTCTACCAGGTCCATGGCCATGGGCCTGATCTATTGCTACTACACGGATACCCGTATAACAGCTACGACTTTCACCTGGTCGTGCCCGAGCTGGCGAGAAGCCACCGCGTTGTGCTGTTCGATTTTCCCGGCATGGGTTTCTCTGATAAGCCGCGGCAGCACGAGTACACCTTCGCAGGCTATGCAAAGGTCGTGAACGCACTCGCGCGCCACCTCGAAATTCGCGAGGCCGACATTCTCGCGCATGACCTCGGCGTCAGTGTCGCGCAAGAGCTGTTGGCACAGCAGAGTGAGAGCTCCTTCAAGTTTCGCTCGGTCGCGTTCATGAACGGAGGCCTATTCACCGATGTCTATCGCCCGCGGCTGATACAGCGTGTGCTCTCGCAGTCACCCGACTGGCTGGGCGCGTTTCTGAGTCAGCGCATTGGGCGCAAGGCTGTCGAACGACCCGTCGTTTCACTCTTTGGCAGGGACACGAAACCGTCAGCAGAGCTGCTCGACGACTTCTGGAGTATTCTAAACTTCAAAGAAGGTAAGGCAATTGCTTATCGCATCGGCCGGCTGGTCTTTGAAAAAGAAAAACACCAGCAGCGCTGGCATCAAGCCATGCGCGAAACAAAAACTCCGCTCTGCTACATCTGCGGGCCTGCAGACCCCAACTCGGGCCGTCACATGGCCGAGCGCTACCGGCAGCATCTGCCGCAATCACCGGTCTATTTTCTAAGCGACACGATTGGCCACTGGCCTCAGCTCGAGGCGCCCGAAGAAGTGCTGCAACAGCTGGGCGAGTTCTGGCGGCGCTTTCGCTAG